In a single window of the Streptacidiphilus sp. P02-A3a genome:
- a CDS encoding acyclic terpene utilization AtuA family protein has protein sequence MTDPDPIARSAAASPDAARVAPLRVGNASGFYGDRFSALRELLDGGGLDVLTGDYLAELTMLILGRDRLRDSGGGYAKTFLRQLESTLGPALERGVKIVSNAGGLNPAGLARAIRELAQRLGLTVAVAHVEGDELLPRAAELGLGSPLTANAYLGGWGIAACLEAGADVVVTGRTTDASLVLGPAAAHFGWGREDYDALAGAVVAGHVIECGAQATGGNYSFFTEIPDLRRPGFPIAEVYADGSSVITKHPGTGGAVTRGTVTAQLLYEIGGARYPGPDVTARFDTVELADTGPDRVRISGVRGEAPPPALKVGRTSVGGYRNQVEFVLTGLDIAAKAALAREQLEYSGVLDGVETAWTLVRTDRADADREEEASALLRCVVRGGDRERLGRAFTGAAVELALAGYPGFHLTAPPGDAAPYGVFEAAFVDAGLVEHTAVLADGRRIAVPPAKDPLPSADAGPPVLPPPLPAGPVRRAPLGAVLGARSGDKGGAVNVGVWARTEDAWRWLAHTLTVEEFRRLLPETAGLPVTRHPLPNLRALNFVVDGLLGAGVAANVRFDPQGKAVGEWLRSRWTEIPEVLL, from the coding sequence ATGACCGATCCTGATCCGATCGCCCGTTCGGCCGCTGCGTCCCCTGATGCCGCGCGGGTGGCCCCGCTGCGGGTGGGGAACGCCTCCGGGTTCTACGGGGACCGGTTCTCCGCGCTGCGGGAGCTGCTGGACGGCGGCGGGCTCGACGTGCTGACCGGGGACTACCTGGCCGAGCTGACCATGCTGATCCTGGGCCGGGACCGGCTGCGGGACTCCGGCGGCGGCTATGCCAAAACCTTTCTGCGGCAGTTGGAGTCCACCCTGGGCCCGGCGCTGGAGCGCGGGGTGAAGATCGTCAGCAATGCCGGCGGGCTGAACCCGGCCGGGCTGGCCCGGGCGATCCGGGAGCTGGCCCAGCGGCTCGGGCTGACGGTCGCGGTCGCCCACGTCGAGGGTGACGAACTGCTGCCGCGCGCGGCCGAGCTGGGGCTCGGCAGCCCGCTCACCGCCAACGCCTATCTGGGCGGCTGGGGCATCGCCGCCTGCCTGGAGGCCGGTGCCGACGTGGTGGTCACCGGCCGGACCACCGACGCCTCACTGGTGCTCGGCCCGGCCGCGGCCCACTTCGGCTGGGGCCGGGAGGACTACGACGCGCTGGCCGGGGCGGTGGTCGCCGGGCACGTGATCGAGTGCGGCGCCCAGGCGACCGGCGGCAACTACTCCTTCTTCACCGAGATCCCCGACCTGCGCCGCCCCGGCTTCCCGATCGCCGAGGTGTACGCCGACGGCAGCAGCGTGATCACCAAGCACCCGGGCACCGGCGGCGCGGTGACCCGCGGCACGGTCACCGCCCAGCTGCTCTACGAGATCGGCGGCGCGCGCTACCCGGGCCCCGACGTCACCGCCCGCTTCGACACGGTCGAGCTCGCGGACACCGGTCCCGACCGGGTCCGGATCAGCGGGGTGCGCGGCGAGGCGCCGCCGCCCGCGCTCAAGGTCGGCCGCACCTCGGTCGGCGGCTACCGCAACCAGGTGGAGTTCGTGCTCACCGGCCTGGACATCGCGGCCAAGGCGGCGCTGGCCCGGGAGCAACTGGAGTACAGCGGCGTGCTCGACGGCGTGGAGACCGCCTGGACGCTGGTCCGCACCGACCGCGCCGACGCCGACCGGGAGGAGGAGGCCAGCGCGCTGCTGCGGTGCGTGGTGCGCGGCGGCGACCGGGAGCGGCTCGGCCGCGCCTTCACCGGCGCGGCGGTGGAACTGGCCCTGGCCGGGTACCCCGGCTTCCATCTCACCGCCCCGCCCGGCGACGCCGCCCCGTACGGGGTTTTCGAGGCCGCCTTCGTGGACGCCGGGCTGGTCGAGCACACGGCGGTGCTGGCCGACGGCCGCCGGATCGCGGTCCCGCCCGCGAAGGATCCGCTGCCCTCGGCCGACGCCGGTCCGCCGGTGCTGCCGCCGCCGCTTCCGGCCGGGCCGGTGCGCCGGGCGCCGCTGGGGGCCGTGCTCGGCGCCCGCAGCGGCGACAAGGGCGGCGCGGTCAACGTCGGCGTGTGGGCCAGGACCGAGGACGCCTGGCGCTGGCTGGCGCACACGCTCACGGTCGAGGAGTTCCGGCGGCTGCTGCCGGAGACCGCCGGACTGCCGGTGACCCGGCACCCGCTGCCCAACCTGCGGGCGCTGAACTTCGTGGTGGACGGCCTGCTCGGGGCCGGGGTGGCCGCGAACGTGCGGTTCGACCCGCAGGGCAAGGCGGTCGGCGAGTGGCTGCGCTCGCGCTGGACCGAGATACCGGAGGTACTGCTGTGA
- the nadE gene encoding ammonia-dependent NAD(+) synthetase has translation MANLRKQIIADLGVEPTIVAAVEIRKRVDFLKDYLRATPAKGFVLGISGGQDSTLAGRLSQLAAEELRAEGHQATFVAVRLPYGVQADEHDAQISLEFIRPDRAVTVNVKPGADAVAAETARGLGELLGDTSQLRDFVRGNLKARERMVIWYAIAGQLNLLAVGTDHAAEAVTGFFTKFGDGGADVTPLTGLTKRQGAALLAELGAPASTWQKVPTADLEDDRPALPDEVALGLTYTQIDDYLEGRDVAPEVADRLESIYLATRHKRTVPVTPLDDWWRN, from the coding sequence ATGGCGAACCTACGGAAGCAAATCATCGCTGACCTCGGCGTTGAGCCGACCATCGTGGCTGCGGTCGAGATCCGGAAACGGGTCGACTTCCTCAAGGACTATCTGCGGGCGACCCCGGCCAAGGGCTTCGTGCTCGGGATCAGCGGCGGCCAGGACAGCACGCTGGCGGGCCGGCTGTCCCAGCTGGCGGCCGAGGAACTGCGGGCCGAGGGGCACCAGGCCACCTTCGTCGCGGTGCGGCTGCCCTACGGCGTCCAGGCGGACGAGCACGACGCACAGATCTCGTTGGAGTTCATCCGGCCCGACCGGGCGGTCACGGTGAACGTCAAGCCGGGTGCGGACGCGGTCGCCGCCGAGACCGCGCGTGGGCTCGGGGAGCTGCTGGGCGACACGTCCCAGCTGCGGGACTTCGTCCGCGGCAACCTCAAGGCCCGCGAGCGGATGGTGATCTGGTACGCGATCGCCGGGCAGCTGAACCTGCTGGCCGTCGGCACCGACCATGCCGCGGAGGCGGTGACCGGGTTCTTCACCAAGTTCGGCGACGGCGGCGCCGACGTCACCCCGCTGACCGGTCTGACCAAGCGCCAGGGAGCGGCCCTGCTCGCGGAGCTGGGCGCACCGGCGAGCACCTGGCAGAAGGTCCCGACCGCCGACCTGGAGGACGACCGGCCCGCGCTGCCCGACGAGGTGGCGCTCGGCCTGACGTACACCCAGATCGACGACTACCTGGAAGGCCGCGACGTCGCGCCGGAGGTGGCGGACCGGCTGGAGTCGATCTACCTGGCCACCCGGCACAAGCGGACGGTCCCGGTCACCCCGTTGGACGACTGGTGGCGGAACTGA
- a CDS encoding acyl-CoA thioesterase, with translation MTAPKDGPPAEAQLSQVIDYAQLSHYGVGHGRVVLELIDRVGGICSSAYCEGEVRTVAVSELRFLDSTRLGDVVLATARVDWVGRSSMDVAVTVTASPHEGGRSRSVSVARLVFVAVDEQGKPRPVPPLRPSNRQESDRDRDIAAWRARRAELSRELDQLAEAPARARRSTCTGDVR, from the coding sequence ATGACTGCCCCCAAGGACGGCCCCCCGGCCGAGGCCCAACTGTCACAGGTAATCGACTACGCGCAGCTCAGCCACTACGGCGTGGGGCACGGGCGGGTCGTCCTGGAACTCATCGACCGGGTGGGGGGCATCTGCTCCTCCGCCTACTGCGAGGGCGAGGTCCGCACGGTCGCGGTGAGCGAGCTGCGGTTCCTGGACTCGACCCGCCTCGGCGACGTGGTCCTGGCCACGGCGCGGGTGGACTGGGTCGGGCGCAGCTCGATGGACGTCGCGGTTACCGTGACGGCGTCCCCGCACGAGGGTGGGCGCAGTCGTTCGGTGTCCGTCGCGCGCCTGGTCTTCGTCGCGGTCGACGAGCAGGGCAAGCCCCGGCCGGTCCCGCCGCTGCGGCCCTCGAACCGGCAGGAGAGCGACCGCGACCGGGACATCGCGGCCTGGCGGGCCAGGCGGGCCGAGCTGTCCCGGGAGCTGGACCAGCTCGCCGAGGCGCCCGCCCGCGCGCGTCGCTCGACCTGCACCGGGGACGTACGGTGA
- a CDS encoding DUF5808 domain-containing protein, with protein sequence MSKNTLVLAAVCGWAALAVVKEARQPKEDRTGRGRVLGLPYDFRKPAADRVRREYWDPDNDSLLTPHAFGVGYGVNLARVVRPARDAVAAVRARRRGPDGGWRQR encoded by the coding sequence ATGTCGAAGAACACGCTGGTCCTGGCGGCCGTCTGCGGGTGGGCAGCGCTCGCGGTGGTCAAGGAGGCGAGGCAGCCGAAGGAGGACCGCACCGGGCGCGGACGGGTGCTGGGGCTCCCGTACGACTTCCGCAAGCCCGCCGCGGACCGGGTCAGGAGGGAGTACTGGGACCCCGACAACGACTCCCTGCTGACCCCGCACGCGTTCGGTGTCGGCTACGGAGTGAACCTGGCGCGCGTGGTCCGCCCGGCCCGCGACGCCGTGGCGGCGGTCCGCGCACGTCGGCGCGGCCCGGACGGCGGCTGGCGGCAGCGCTGA
- a CDS encoding glucose-6-phosphate dehydrogenase — MNDSAAPEADALVVFGITGDLARKMTLRSLYLLEAAGRLNCPVVGVAVDDWSQERLRDAIDEAARATGEEEGPVDEEALDRLQNRTGYLRGDFTDPATYQRLAERLKGCSRPLFYLEIPPSLFAPVVAALGQAGLTSGARVMIEKPFGHDTASARELNQELHRVLDEEQILRIDHFLGKQPVLDIGFLRFANTLLEPVWNRDHVAAVQVTMAEDFGVEGRGGFYDAVGALRDVVQNHLLQVIALIAMEPPGPAGDAAALWDERIRFFRRVADADPAHCVRGQYEGYQDVAGVGAGSRTETYVALRLAVDNSRWAGVPFFVRAGKALGERVTEVRVVFKQPPGFAADGRTHRGTPNQAVLRIDPDAGLRLTLLSKKADGGTGTQEVHLDLPFTAELGKPPTPYERLLHDALSGDHALFTREDSVEETWRILQPLLDRPPAVLPYPRGSWGPAAAAALVQGHPSWQQPWTDPTPPTPNT; from the coding sequence ATGAACGATTCAGCGGCACCGGAGGCGGACGCCCTGGTGGTCTTCGGGATCACCGGGGACCTGGCGCGCAAGATGACGCTCCGTTCGCTGTACCTGCTGGAGGCCGCGGGTCGGCTGAACTGCCCGGTCGTCGGCGTCGCCGTGGACGACTGGTCGCAGGAGCGGCTGCGCGACGCGATCGACGAGGCCGCCCGCGCCACGGGCGAGGAGGAAGGGCCGGTGGACGAGGAGGCGCTGGACCGGCTCCAGAACCGGACCGGCTACCTGCGCGGCGACTTCACCGATCCGGCCACCTACCAGCGGCTGGCGGAGCGGCTGAAGGGCTGCTCGCGGCCGCTGTTCTACCTGGAGATCCCGCCGTCGCTGTTCGCGCCGGTGGTGGCCGCGCTCGGCCAGGCCGGGCTCACCTCCGGCGCCCGGGTGATGATCGAGAAGCCCTTCGGCCACGACACGGCCTCGGCCCGGGAGCTGAACCAGGAGCTGCACCGGGTCCTGGACGAGGAGCAGATCCTGCGGATCGACCACTTCCTGGGCAAGCAGCCGGTGCTGGACATCGGCTTCCTGCGGTTCGCCAACACCCTGCTGGAGCCGGTGTGGAACCGCGACCACGTGGCCGCCGTCCAGGTCACCATGGCCGAGGACTTCGGCGTGGAGGGCCGGGGCGGGTTCTACGACGCGGTCGGCGCGCTGCGCGACGTGGTGCAGAACCACCTGCTGCAAGTCATCGCGCTGATCGCGATGGAGCCCCCGGGCCCGGCGGGCGACGCGGCCGCGCTGTGGGACGAGCGGATCAGGTTCTTCCGCCGCGTGGCCGACGCCGACCCCGCCCACTGCGTCCGCGGCCAGTACGAGGGCTACCAGGACGTCGCGGGCGTGGGGGCGGGCTCGCGGACCGAGACCTACGTGGCGCTGCGGCTGGCGGTGGACAACAGCCGCTGGGCCGGGGTGCCGTTCTTCGTGCGGGCCGGGAAGGCGCTCGGCGAGCGGGTCACCGAGGTGCGCGTGGTGTTCAAGCAGCCGCCCGGTTTCGCCGCCGACGGCCGGACCCACCGGGGCACGCCCAACCAGGCGGTGCTGCGGATCGACCCGGACGCGGGACTGCGGCTGACGCTGCTGTCGAAGAAGGCGGACGGCGGCACCGGCACCCAGGAGGTGCACCTGGACCTGCCGTTCACAGCCGAGCTGGGCAAGCCGCCCACCCCCTACGAGCGGCTGCTGCACGACGCGCTCAGCGGCGACCACGCGCTGTTCACCCGGGAGGACTCGGTCGAGGAGACCTGGCGGATCCTGCAGCCGCTGCTGGACCGGCCCCCGGCGGTCCTCCCCTACCCGCGAGGCAGCTGGGGACCGGCGGCCGCGGCCGCCCTCGTCCAGGGCCACCCGTCCTGGCAGCAGCCCTGGACCGACCCGACGCCCCCGACCCCGAACACCTGA
- a CDS encoding HNH endonuclease family protein — translation MRRISLAAVVVVLAGASLTGCHGVTTAPGPAGQRSAPAPARDTAPGSAIQALDGLQVRARGPLTGYTRTAFGPAWSDDTSDPDGHNGCDTRDDILARDLTGVSYRSGHCTVASGTLHDPYTGKVIHFVRGPRSDAVEIDHVVPLADAWGAGAAQLTSVRRMDLAEDPLELLAVDGPTNEAKGDDDASQWLPPDTGDDCAYVARQIAVKAKYHLWVTPAERTAMRKVLTGCPGQGVPTE, via the coding sequence ATGAGGAGAATCAGTCTGGCCGCCGTCGTCGTCGTACTCGCCGGGGCCTCGTTGACCGGGTGTCATGGCGTCACGACCGCCCCGGGCCCGGCCGGGCAGCGATCCGCGCCGGCCCCGGCCCGCGACACCGCGCCCGGGTCCGCGATCCAGGCGCTGGACGGCCTCCAGGTGCGGGCGCGGGGGCCGTTGACCGGCTACACGCGTACCGCGTTCGGTCCGGCGTGGAGCGACGACACCAGCGACCCGGACGGCCACAACGGCTGCGATACCCGTGACGACATCCTGGCCCGGGACCTGACCGGCGTCAGCTACCGGTCGGGCCACTGCACGGTGGCCTCCGGCACGCTGCACGACCCCTACACCGGCAAGGTGATCCACTTCGTGCGCGGGCCGCGCTCCGACGCGGTCGAGATAGACCACGTGGTCCCGCTCGCCGACGCCTGGGGTGCCGGGGCGGCCCAACTGACCTCCGTGCGGCGTATGGACCTGGCAGAGGACCCGCTGGAGCTGCTGGCCGTCGACGGTCCGACCAACGAGGCCAAGGGCGACGACGACGCGTCCCAGTGGCTGCCTCCGGACACCGGCGACGACTGCGCCTACGTGGCGCGGCAGATCGCGGTGAAGGCCAAGTACCACCTGTGGGTCACCCCGGCGGAGCGGACCGCGATGCGCAAGGTCCTGACCGGATGCCCCGGCCAGGGCGTGCCCACCGAATAG
- a CDS encoding serine protease inhibitor codes for MTNSENGRTEWPDLVGADVDEAALKINGDRPDLVVRPVPSTHAVTADYRTDRVWLWFDEESRLVSRTPRIG; via the coding sequence ATGACCAATTCCGAGAACGGCAGGACCGAGTGGCCCGACCTCGTCGGCGCCGACGTCGACGAAGCGGCCCTGAAGATCAACGGTGATCGACCGGACCTCGTGGTCCGCCCGGTCCCGAGTACGCATGCCGTCACGGCGGACTACCGGACGGACCGGGTGTGGCTGTGGTTCGACGAGGAGTCACGGCTGGTGTCGCGGACGCCCCGCATCGGCTGA
- a CDS encoding Rmf/CrpP family protein: MSAVVVRGELVAALKAGREAHEFGAVAADCPYPAGDPRHAAWLRGLAAAREQAAAPGDAGDA; the protein is encoded by the coding sequence GTGAGCGCGGTGGTGGTGCGGGGCGAGCTGGTGGCGGCACTCAAGGCGGGACGCGAGGCGCACGAGTTCGGCGCGGTCGCGGCCGACTGCCCGTACCCGGCGGGCGATCCCCGGCACGCGGCCTGGCTGCGCGGTCTCGCGGCGGCCCGCGAGCAGGCCGCCGCGCCGGGGGACGCCGGAGACGCCTGA